The following are encoded together in the Streptomyces sp. NBC_01465 genome:
- a CDS encoding barstar family protein, which yields MASFDVAKPETPWVIFGPREAVEFEEQIAALRAAGGRVYEVHARDLTDEAGVLDAFARAVGVPGYFGWNWDALVDCHDDLHEAVTGGVGIVMVVHGADLLLGADHLKVFMMVLCLAADRANTAVDPDGDLRNQPVVIEHFVFLLDDARAEEFAAGIKDPDVVVRVESDFLTVALDLDVWRPEAAGRPKVS from the coding sequence GTGGCCTCGTTCGATGTAGCCAAGCCGGAGACGCCCTGGGTCATCTTCGGGCCTCGCGAGGCGGTTGAATTCGAAGAGCAGATCGCGGCTCTACGAGCTGCGGGTGGTCGGGTGTACGAGGTGCATGCTCGCGATCTGACAGATGAGGCCGGTGTGCTTGACGCCTTTGCTCGGGCGGTCGGAGTCCCCGGCTATTTCGGCTGGAATTGGGATGCTCTGGTCGACTGCCACGATGACCTCCACGAGGCCGTCACGGGCGGGGTGGGCATCGTCATGGTTGTCCACGGAGCCGATCTGCTGCTCGGAGCGGATCACCTCAAGGTGTTCATGATGGTGCTCTGCCTCGCAGCAGACCGTGCGAACACCGCGGTGGATCCGGATGGTGACCTCAGGAATCAGCCCGTGGTGATCGAGCACTTCGTCTTCCTGCTCGACGATGCCCGGGCCGAGGAGTTCGCCGCGGGGATCAAGGATCCCGACGTTGTCGTCCGTGTGGAGAGTGACTTCCTCACGGTGGCCCTGGACCTTGATGTCTGGCGACCCGAGGCGGCCGGGCGCCCGAAGGTCTCCTGA
- a CDS encoding class I SAM-dependent methyltransferase, which produces MTGYDVLAEVYEWLISDAKLPPAEFAASFDDVLNLLPSNAHVLDCSCGTGQLAVGLSDRGMQVVATDASEAMVRRTAELSEEFGASVRAVRANWEELPDHFQDNTFDMVFCVGNSLHHATGATGRGAALESMSRLLRPGGRLVLTSRTWELVRARGSRLEISDRLVRRNGRDAVVVYRWEIAPHWEEEHHIEIAIARVDATGLVLVRSELLSCWPYRYEELEDELHRAGLQTELSTFDLEAENYMVVARKV; this is translated from the coding sequence GTGACGGGCTATGACGTGCTTGCCGAGGTGTACGAATGGCTCATCTCGGATGCAAAGTTGCCTCCAGCCGAGTTCGCTGCGTCGTTCGACGACGTCCTCAATCTCCTGCCGTCGAACGCTCACGTCCTCGACTGTTCGTGCGGAACCGGACAGCTGGCGGTTGGCCTCTCCGATCGTGGCATGCAGGTTGTCGCAACTGACGCCAGCGAGGCGATGGTTCGTCGGACCGCAGAGTTGTCCGAGGAGTTCGGGGCATCCGTCCGGGCCGTACGGGCGAACTGGGAAGAGTTGCCCGACCATTTCCAGGACAACACGTTCGACATGGTGTTCTGCGTTGGCAACTCGCTTCACCATGCCACGGGCGCGACAGGCAGGGGTGCTGCTCTGGAGTCGATGTCACGGCTTCTGCGCCCCGGCGGGCGCTTGGTACTCACATCCCGCACTTGGGAACTCGTGAGGGCCAGAGGTTCCCGGCTGGAGATCAGTGACCGACTCGTCCGCCGGAACGGTCGCGATGCCGTCGTGGTCTACCGCTGGGAGATTGCGCCGCATTGGGAGGAGGAGCACCACATCGAGATTGCGATCGCGCGAGTTGATGCGACCGGGTTGGTTCTTGTCCGCTCGGAACTGCTGTCCTGCTGGCCCTACCGGTACGAGGAACTCGAAGACGAGCTGCACCGGGCCGGACTCCAAACGGAACTGAGCACGTTCGACCTTGAGGCCGAGAACTACATGGTGGTCGCGCGCAAGGTATAA
- a CDS encoding aspartate/glutamate racemase family protein: MKVLVVNVNTTQSMTEAIAARARQAAAPGTEIEALTPHFGPASVEGNMESYLSAVAVMDRVLAYDGPYDAVIQAGFGEHGREGLQELLDVPVVDITEAAAHLAMLIGRTYSVITTLDRAVPQIEDRLALAGLLGRCASVRASGLPVLELEQNPDRAVKEIAEQAVRAVRDDRAEVIVLGCGGMAGLEEAVRERAGVPVLDGTAAAVKLAESLTGLGLSTSKIRTYAPPRPKPMTAWPLGAQLGLWHPREARTRS, from the coding sequence GTGAAAGTCCTCGTCGTCAACGTGAACACCACCCAATCCATGACCGAGGCCATAGCCGCCCGGGCACGGCAGGCAGCCGCACCAGGCACGGAAATCGAGGCGCTGACACCGCACTTCGGACCCGCGTCCGTGGAGGGCAACATGGAGAGCTACCTCTCCGCGGTGGCCGTCATGGACCGGGTGCTCGCCTACGACGGCCCGTACGACGCCGTGATCCAGGCAGGCTTCGGCGAACACGGACGCGAAGGTCTGCAGGAACTGCTCGACGTCCCAGTGGTCGACATCACCGAGGCGGCCGCCCACCTGGCCATGCTCATCGGCCGTACGTACTCCGTGATCACCACACTGGATCGGGCCGTCCCGCAGATCGAGGACCGTCTCGCGCTGGCCGGCCTGCTCGGCCGCTGCGCCTCGGTCCGCGCCAGCGGCCTGCCCGTTCTGGAGCTCGAACAGAACCCGGACCGCGCGGTGAAGGAGATCGCGGAACAGGCCGTCCGCGCGGTCCGCGACGACCGGGCCGAGGTGATCGTGCTCGGCTGCGGCGGCATGGCAGGTCTGGAGGAAGCGGTACGCGAACGCGCCGGCGTCCCCGTCCTCGACGGAACGGCCGCCGCCGTGAAGCTGGCAGAGTCACTGACAGGCCTCGGCCTGTCCACGAGCAAGATCCGCACCTACGCTCCGCCCCGCCCGAAGCCCATGACGGCCTGGCCACTCGGCGCCCAACTCGGCCTGTGGCACCCTCGCGAGGCGCGAACCCGCTCCTGA
- a CDS encoding ornithine cyclodeaminase family protein: MTTLLALNTAEIRDTLDMAQVVTAVEQAHAALSSGTAVQPERSVAEVPGTSTLLVPMLAAIGPQSAAGVKLLADTPDNRARSLPTQQSLILLVDPVTGSAEALLHGAAITQFRTAAASAVATRHLADPSAPARTLGLVGAGNQARTHLAAIRCVCDIERVVVWSRSPQTVAAFREHAQEHAPGVEIVIGASPEEVVRSADIVCTLTPSHTPLVKGAWFRPGQHINAVGAPPRPEYREIDTEGIVRSKVVVDSYGTALAESGDVLIPVAEGAITAEHFRTELGDVITGAAAGRQRADDITLYNSVGVGIQDIATARLVVDIARSKGLGTELKLS; this comes from the coding sequence ATGACCACGCTGTTGGCGCTGAACACGGCCGAGATCCGCGACACCCTCGACATGGCGCAGGTGGTCACCGCCGTGGAACAGGCACACGCAGCCTTGTCATCGGGCACCGCGGTGCAGCCCGAGCGCTCCGTCGCCGAGGTGCCGGGCACCTCGACGCTGCTGGTGCCGATGCTCGCGGCGATCGGCCCGCAGTCCGCCGCCGGCGTCAAGCTGCTCGCCGACACCCCGGACAACAGGGCGCGTTCGCTGCCCACCCAGCAGTCGCTGATCCTCCTTGTCGACCCGGTCACCGGGTCCGCCGAGGCGCTGCTGCACGGCGCGGCCATCACCCAGTTCCGCACCGCTGCCGCCTCGGCGGTTGCGACCCGCCACCTGGCCGACCCGTCCGCACCGGCTCGTACCCTCGGCCTGGTGGGGGCCGGCAACCAGGCGCGTACGCATCTGGCGGCCATCCGCTGCGTATGCGACATCGAACGTGTCGTGGTGTGGAGCCGCAGCCCGCAGACGGTCGCGGCATTCCGTGAGCACGCCCAGGAGCACGCGCCAGGTGTCGAGATCGTCATCGGTGCTTCTCCGGAGGAGGTGGTGCGCAGCGCGGACATCGTGTGCACGCTCACCCCGTCGCACACGCCGCTGGTGAAGGGGGCGTGGTTCCGGCCGGGTCAGCACATCAACGCCGTCGGGGCACCGCCGCGCCCCGAGTACCGCGAGATCGACACCGAGGGGATCGTCCGCAGCAAGGTCGTGGTCGACAGCTACGGCACGGCGCTCGCGGAGTCCGGCGACGTACTGATCCCGGTGGCCGAAGGGGCCATCACCGCCGAGCACTTCCGCACCGAGCTGGGTGACGTGATCACCGGCGCCGCGGCCGGCCGACAACGGGCGGACGACATCACCCTCTACAACTCGGTCGGCGTCGGCATCCAGGACATCGCCACCGCCCGCCTGGTGGTCGACATCGCCCGGAGCAAGGGACTCGGCACCGAGCTGAAGCTGTCCTGA
- a CDS encoding ABC transporter substrate-binding protein codes for MERFHVSATSHWANYLPEYIAREFGYYEDEGLDFSRSAPDDWTQVLTDLADGSADVVLGGLWVPAMYHGRGREYVPFAQLNGRNPKVLVVREPVTDFDFKDLEGKTVIAPGAGGTAPYVHTAGLMRRAGADVSMMRWVRDLSGSMLTELFLGGMGDALVTDAINGAFLERTGKAHIAVRHHEVGGAMPNSVYYTTRQVLERDDKIVWRFCRALQRAYDWLKEHEAAELSDLLRREWPQLDTPFLATVIDELRAGGIWDDIQIDEQGYAEWMQILAEDGLIDEPIPYADLVDPRPAAEAAVARS; via the coding sequence ATGGAACGCTTCCATGTCTCCGCCACCTCGCACTGGGCCAACTACCTGCCCGAGTACATCGCCCGCGAGTTCGGCTACTACGAGGACGAAGGACTCGACTTCTCGCGCTCGGCCCCGGACGACTGGACCCAGGTCCTGACCGACCTCGCGGACGGGAGCGCCGACGTGGTGCTCGGCGGGCTGTGGGTGCCGGCGATGTACCACGGGCGCGGGCGCGAGTACGTCCCGTTCGCCCAGCTCAACGGCCGTAACCCCAAAGTGCTCGTAGTCCGCGAACCAGTAACGGACTTCGATTTCAAGGACCTTGAGGGCAAGACCGTGATCGCCCCCGGCGCCGGCGGCACCGCGCCCTATGTCCACACCGCGGGCCTGATGCGCCGCGCCGGCGCCGACGTCTCCATGATGCGCTGGGTGCGGGATCTGTCCGGCTCCATGCTCACCGAGCTGTTCCTGGGCGGGATGGGCGATGCCCTGGTCACTGATGCCATCAACGGTGCATTCCTGGAGCGGACGGGCAAGGCGCACATCGCCGTCCGCCACCACGAGGTGGGCGGCGCGATGCCCAACAGCGTCTACTACACGACCCGGCAGGTACTGGAGCGCGACGACAAGATCGTGTGGCGGTTCTGCCGGGCGCTGCAGCGCGCATACGACTGGCTCAAGGAGCACGAGGCCGCCGAACTCTCGGACCTGCTGAGGCGCGAATGGCCGCAACTGGACACCCCGTTCCTCGCCACGGTCATCGACGAGCTGCGGGCCGGCGGCATCTGGGACGACATCCAAATCGACGAGCAGGGCTACGCCGAGTGGATGCAGATCCTGGCAGAGGACGGGCTGATCGACGAGCCCATCCCGTACGCCGACCTGGTCGACCCGCGGCCGGCCGCGGAAGCCGCGGTGGCGCGCTCATGA